In Acidaminococcus fermentans DSM 20731, one genomic interval encodes:
- the ftsH gene encoding ATP-dependent zinc metalloprotease FtsH has translation MDDKNPDKQSKRVRLYYIAAILLILVINTIISPMFFQPKVHEVSYTNFLSMVDEGKATKVEITKDRIALLCNQEGKEQIYVTGRVDDPELVSRLVKAKVEFSQVIPKQESPIMSFFNNWILPFLLFMVIGQLIMRYLGPKLGGGNMMSFGKSNAKVYIAAQTGKTFKDVAGQDEAKEALQEIVNYLHNPARYKAIGAVMPKGVLLVGPPGTGKTLLAKAVAGEAKVPFFSISGSEFIEMFVGMGAARVRDLFKQAQEKAPCIVFIDEIDAIGKKRDNGAFGSNDEREQTLNQLLSEMDGFDGSKGVIILAATNRPEVLDKALLRPGRFDRRVPVELPDLQGREAILKVHSHDVKMDPQVDFHTIALATSGASGAELANIVNEAALRAVRMGRSEVIQEDLEESVEVVIAGAQRKGAVISPEEKKVIAYHEIGHALVAACQKDSAPVHKITIIPRTSGALGYTMQVDTQEKVLMSREELYNKIVTLTGGRSAEEVVFNLVTSGASNDIEQATKLARAMITRFGMTEEFDMVALETVNNAYLSGDTSLSCAPETAARIDGAVFDLVKKAHKEAREILEAHREKMDELAQYLLKKETITGDEFMAILHGTMEQAEPETVETTAVPETAQVEQGQEPEA, from the coding sequence ATGGATGACAAGAATCCCGACAAACAGTCCAAGCGTGTCCGACTGTATTATATTGCAGCCATTTTGCTGATCCTGGTTATCAATACGATCATCAGCCCCATGTTCTTTCAGCCGAAAGTCCATGAAGTCAGCTATACCAATTTCCTGAGCATGGTGGATGAGGGGAAGGCCACCAAGGTGGAAATCACCAAGGACCGGATTGCTCTCCTGTGCAACCAGGAAGGCAAGGAACAGATCTATGTGACCGGACGGGTGGATGATCCGGAACTGGTCAGCCGTCTGGTGAAGGCCAAAGTGGAATTTTCCCAGGTCATCCCCAAACAGGAATCTCCCATTATGAGTTTCTTCAACAACTGGATCCTGCCCTTCCTGCTGTTCATGGTGATCGGCCAGCTGATCATGCGCTATCTTGGGCCCAAGCTGGGCGGAGGCAACATGATGAGCTTCGGCAAGAGCAATGCCAAAGTGTACATTGCCGCCCAGACCGGCAAGACCTTCAAGGATGTGGCCGGTCAGGATGAAGCCAAGGAAGCCCTTCAGGAAATCGTCAATTATCTGCACAACCCGGCCAGATACAAGGCCATTGGTGCGGTGATGCCCAAGGGCGTGCTGCTGGTGGGGCCTCCCGGCACCGGGAAAACCCTGCTGGCCAAGGCTGTAGCCGGGGAAGCCAAGGTGCCCTTCTTCTCCATCTCCGGTTCCGAATTCATTGAAATGTTCGTGGGCATGGGGGCTGCCCGGGTCCGGGATCTGTTCAAACAGGCTCAGGAAAAAGCGCCCTGCATCGTGTTCATCGATGAAATCGATGCCATCGGCAAGAAGCGGGACAACGGTGCCTTTGGCAGCAACGACGAACGGGAGCAGACCCTGAACCAGCTGCTTTCTGAAATGGACGGGTTCGACGGCAGCAAGGGGGTCATCATCCTGGCCGCCACCAACCGTCCGGAAGTCCTGGACAAGGCGCTGCTCCGGCCGGGCCGGTTTGACCGGCGGGTACCGGTGGAACTGCCGGATCTCCAGGGTCGGGAAGCCATCCTGAAGGTCCATTCCCATGATGTGAAGATGGATCCTCAGGTGGATTTCCATACCATCGCCCTGGCCACCAGCGGTGCCTCCGGGGCAGAACTGGCCAACATCGTCAACGAAGCCGCTTTGCGGGCCGTGCGGATGGGCCGGTCGGAAGTGATCCAGGAAGACCTGGAAGAAAGCGTGGAAGTGGTCATTGCCGGGGCCCAGAGAAAGGGCGCAGTGATTTCTCCGGAAGAAAAGAAGGTCATTGCCTACCACGAAATCGGCCATGCCCTGGTGGCGGCCTGCCAGAAGGATTCGGCTCCGGTCCACAAGATCACCATCATCCCCCGGACTTCCGGGGCTCTGGGCTACACCATGCAGGTGGACACCCAGGAAAAGGTGCTCATGAGCCGGGAAGAACTGTACAACAAGATCGTTACCCTGACCGGGGGACGGTCTGCAGAAGAAGTGGTGTTCAACCTGGTGACCAGCGGTGCCTCCAACGACATCGAACAGGCCACCAAGCTGGCACGGGCCATGATCACCCGGTTCGGCATGACGGAGGAATTTGACATGGTCGCCCTGGAAACAGTGAACAATGCCTATCTGAGCGGGGATACCTCCCTGTCCTGTGCGCCGGAAACGGCAGCCCGGATCGATGGGGCGGTGTTCGACCTGGTGAAGAAAGCCCACAAGGAGGCCCGGGAGATCCTGGAAGCCCATCGGGAAAAAATGGACGAGCTGGCCCAGTATCTGCTGAAGAAGGAAACCATCACCGGGGATGAATTCATGGCCATCCTCCACGGGACTATGGAGCAGGCAGAACCGGAGACGGTGGAAACCACCGCTGTTCCGGAAACGGCACAAGTGGAACAAGGCCAGGAGCCGGAAGCCTAG
- a CDS encoding AbgT family transporter translates to MTNPTQKKNPQEIGGFLKGVEIIGNKLPHPAILFFILSLIVIVVSHIAASQGMTVTYFDARAKAEVTKKAVSLLNGDGLRYMFDSATKNYTGFAPLGTVLVAMLGVGVAEWSGLFNTSLKKLLMNANPRFLTPIVVFAGVMSNIASDAGYVIVVPIGAMIFAMAGRHPLAGMAAAFAGVSGGFSANLLIGTTDPLLTGITNQALIAAGIDMVLDPTCNWYFLAVSTILLTVVGTFVTDRIVEKNLGTYTGVYKPDNQPVTPLENKALGQATLALLAYVVLMAFLMFPENAVFRTLEKATGEYTLKAFMHNGLIPAILLLFLIPGLVYGKIVGKINNSHDLVTAMTAAMKSLGGYMVLAFFASQFIAYFGKTNLGIIVSFKGADALEAAGLTGLPLIILFIFLSAFLNLFMGSASAKWAIMAPIFVPMMYRLGLSPALTQVAYRIGDSSTNIITPLMSYFAMIVVFMQKYKEDAGLGTLISMMLPYSITFLISWSILMGIWILLGLPIGPGAGLFL, encoded by the coding sequence ATGACCAACCCGACCCAGAAGAAAAATCCCCAGGAAATCGGAGGTTTCCTGAAAGGAGTGGAAATCATCGGCAACAAACTGCCCCACCCTGCGATCCTTTTCTTCATCCTCTCCCTCATCGTCATCGTTGTTTCCCACATTGCCGCATCCCAGGGCATGACCGTCACCTATTTCGACGCCCGGGCCAAAGCGGAAGTCACCAAAAAAGCCGTTTCCCTGCTGAACGGGGACGGTCTCCGGTACATGTTCGATTCCGCCACCAAAAACTATACCGGATTCGCTCCCCTGGGCACCGTACTGGTGGCCATGCTGGGGGTGGGTGTGGCCGAATGGTCCGGCCTGTTCAACACTTCCCTGAAAAAACTCCTGATGAACGCCAATCCCCGGTTCCTGACCCCCATTGTGGTGTTTGCCGGGGTCATGTCCAACATAGCTTCTGATGCCGGCTATGTAATCGTGGTACCCATCGGGGCCATGATCTTCGCCATGGCCGGACGGCATCCTCTGGCCGGCATGGCCGCCGCCTTTGCCGGAGTATCCGGCGGTTTCTCCGCCAACCTGCTGATCGGCACCACTGACCCTCTGCTCACCGGGATTACCAACCAGGCCCTGATTGCCGCCGGCATCGACATGGTCCTGGATCCCACCTGCAACTGGTACTTCCTGGCCGTGTCCACCATCCTGCTGACCGTTGTGGGAACCTTTGTCACCGACAGGATCGTGGAGAAGAACCTGGGCACCTACACCGGGGTCTACAAACCGGACAACCAGCCGGTGACTCCCCTGGAAAACAAAGCCCTGGGCCAGGCCACCCTGGCTCTGCTGGCTTATGTGGTCCTGATGGCCTTCCTCATGTTCCCGGAAAACGCCGTCTTCCGGACTCTGGAAAAAGCCACCGGGGAATATACCCTGAAGGCCTTCATGCACAACGGACTGATTCCCGCCATCCTGCTCCTGTTCCTGATCCCCGGCCTGGTGTACGGAAAAATCGTGGGAAAAATCAACAACTCCCATGATCTGGTCACCGCCATGACCGCCGCCATGAAATCCCTGGGCGGCTACATGGTCCTGGCCTTCTTTGCCTCTCAGTTCATTGCCTATTTTGGAAAAACCAATCTGGGGATCATCGTTTCCTTCAAAGGAGCCGATGCCCTGGAAGCCGCCGGCCTCACCGGACTGCCACTGATCATCCTGTTCATCTTCCTGTCCGCCTTCCTGAACCTGTTCATGGGATCCGCCTCTGCCAAATGGGCCATTATGGCGCCCATCTTCGTGCCCATGATGTACCGGCTGGGCCTGTCCCCCGCCCTTACCCAAGTAGCCTACCGGATCGGGGATTCTTCCACCAACATCATCACCCCTCTCATGAGCTATTTCGCCATGATCGTGGTGTTCATGCAGAAATACAAGGAAGATGCCGGTCTGGGGACCCTGATCTCCATGATGCTCCCTTATTCCATCACCTTCCTGATCTCCTGGAGCATCCTCATGGGCATCTGGATCCTGCTGGGCCTGCCCATCGGCCCGGGAGCCGGACTGTTCCTGTAA